Proteins from a single region of Streptomyces spinoverrucosus:
- the galT gene encoding galactose-1-phosphate uridylyltransferase produces MKKTSTRLADGRELIYYDLRDDAVRDAVDRRPLERTVTTSEIRHDVLLGDSVAVASHRQGRTYHPPADECPLCPSQGERLSEIPDSSYDVVVFENRFPSLAGDSGRCEVVCFTSDHRASFADLSEEQARLVLDAWTDRTSELSHLPSVEQVFCFENRGQEIGVTLGHPHGQIYAYPFTTPRTALMLRSLAAHKDATGGENLFDAVLERELAGERVVLEGEHWVAFVPYAAHWPYEVHLYPRRRVPDLLALDEGARSEFAQVYLELLRRFDRIFGEGEPPTPYIAAWHQAPFGQLEEFEGVSRDDFALHLELFTIRRTSGKLKFLAGSESGMSVFINDVPPERAAERLREVAS; encoded by the coding sequence GTGAAGAAGACCTCGACCCGATTGGCCGACGGTCGTGAGCTGATCTACTACGACCTGCGTGACGACGCCGTGCGTGACGCGGTCGACCGCCGTCCGCTGGAGCGGACCGTGACGACCTCCGAGATCCGACACGATGTGCTGCTGGGCGACTCGGTCGCGGTCGCCTCGCACCGCCAGGGGCGGACCTACCACCCGCCGGCCGATGAGTGCCCCTTGTGCCCGTCGCAGGGGGAGCGGCTGAGTGAGATTCCGGACTCGTCGTACGACGTGGTCGTTTTCGAGAACCGCTTTCCCTCGCTGGCCGGGGACTCCGGGCGCTGCGAGGTCGTCTGTTTCACGTCCGACCACCGCGCGTCCTTCGCGGATCTGAGCGAGGAGCAGGCCCGGCTGGTCCTGGACGCGTGGACGGACCGTACGTCGGAGCTGTCCCATCTGCCCTCCGTCGAGCAGGTCTTCTGTTTCGAGAACCGGGGTCAGGAGATCGGTGTGACCCTGGGTCACCCGCACGGGCAGATCTACGCCTACCCCTTCACCACCCCCCGCACCGCCCTGATGCTGAGGTCCCTCGCGGCCCACAAGGACGCCACGGGCGGGGAGAACCTCTTCGACGCCGTCCTGGAGCGCGAGCTCGCCGGCGAGCGGGTCGTCCTTGAGGGTGAACACTGGGTGGCCTTCGTGCCGTACGCCGCGCACTGGCCGTACGAGGTCCACCTGTACCCGCGTCGCCGGGTGCCCGACCTGCTCGCGCTCGACGAGGGGGCCCGGTCGGAGTTCGCCCAGGTTTATCTGGAACTCTTGAGGCGCTTCGACCGTATCTTCGGTGAGGGTGAGCCTCCGACGCCGTACATCGCCGCCTGGCACCAGGCGCCGTTCGGCCAGCTGGAGGAGTTCGAGGGCGTCAGCCGTGACGACTTCGCGCTCCACCTGGAGCTTTTCACCATCCGCCGTACTTCCGGCAAGCTGAAGTTTCTCGCGGGTTCCGAATCCGGCATGAGCGTGTTCATCAACGACGTGCCGCCGGAGCGCGCGGCCGAGCGACTGCGAGAGGTAGCAAGTTGA
- the galE gene encoding UDP-glucose 4-epimerase GalE — translation MSGKYLVTGGAGYVGSVVAQHLLEAGHEVVVLDNLSTGFREGVPSGASFIEGDIRDAAKWLDSSFDAVLHFAAFSQVGESVVRPEKYWDNNVGGTMALLAAMRAAGVRKLVFSSTAATYGEPEETPIVESAPTAPTNPYGASKLAVDHMITGEATAHGLGAVSLRYFNVAGAYGEFGERHDPESHLIPLVLQVAQGRRDAISIYGDDYPTPDGTCVRDYIHVADLAEAHLLAVEAAVPGEHLICNLGNGNGFSVREVIETVRQVTGHPIPEVVAPRRGGDPAVLVASARAARERLGWNPSRADLAGIVADAWEFAQRRGK, via the coding sequence ATGAGCGGGAAGTACCTGGTCACCGGTGGTGCGGGATACGTGGGCAGCGTGGTCGCCCAGCATCTGCTGGAGGCCGGCCACGAGGTCGTCGTACTCGACAACCTGTCCACCGGATTCCGCGAGGGCGTGCCCTCCGGTGCTTCCTTCATCGAGGGCGACATCCGCGACGCCGCCAAGTGGCTGGACTCGTCGTTCGACGCGGTGCTCCACTTCGCGGCCTTCTCCCAGGTCGGCGAGTCCGTCGTACGGCCGGAGAAGTACTGGGACAACAACGTCGGCGGCACCATGGCGCTGCTCGCCGCGATGCGTGCGGCCGGGGTGCGCAAGCTGGTCTTCTCGTCGACTGCCGCCACGTACGGCGAGCCGGAGGAGACGCCGATCGTCGAGTCCGCGCCCACCGCGCCGACCAACCCCTACGGTGCCTCCAAGCTCGCCGTCGACCACATGATCACGGGCGAGGCGACGGCGCACGGTCTGGGCGCGGTGTCGCTGCGCTACTTCAACGTCGCCGGCGCCTACGGCGAGTTCGGCGAGCGGCACGACCCCGAGTCGCACCTCATCCCGCTGGTCCTGCAGGTGGCCCAGGGCAGGCGCGACGCGATCTCCATCTACGGCGACGACTACCCGACGCCGGACGGCACCTGCGTCCGCGACTACATCCACGTCGCGGACCTCGCGGAGGCGCACCTGCTGGCCGTCGAGGCGGCCGTCCCGGGCGAGCACCTGATCTGCAACCTCGGCAACGGCAACGGCTTCTCCGTCCGCGAGGTCATCGAGACGGTCCGGCAGGTCACCGGCCACCCGATCCCCGAGGTGGTGGCCCCGCGCCGGGGCGGCGACCCGGCGGTGCTGGTGGCGTCGGCGCGGGCGGCCCGCGAGCGGCTCGGCTGGAACCCGTCCCGCGCGGACCTCGCCGGGATCGTCGCCGACGCCTGGGAGTTCGCGCAGCGGCGCGGCAAGTAG
- a CDS encoding sodium:solute symporter family protein, translating to METPTYLSAELRLPTNWLDYTILGIYFVVVLGIGFAARQSVRTSLDFFLSGRSLPAWVTGLAFIAANLGATEILGMAANSAQYGVYTTHWYWIGAIPAMVFLGLVMMPFYYGSKVRSVPEFLLLRFDKSAHLLSSILFAFAAILISGVNLYALAIVVEALLGWPQWLAIVVAGFFVLAYITLGGLSSAIYNEVLQFFVILAALIPITVLGLKKVGGWDGLSDTLTASHGDDFMTAWSGTGIGDANPLGANWLTIVLGLGFVLSFGYWTTNFAEVQRALSAKNLSAAQRTPLIAAFPKIFIVFLVMIPGLVAAALIPRFGTPESGYQYNDAIPYLMQDLLPNGVLGIAVTGLLAAFMAGMAANVSSFNTVFTNDIWARYVVRGRDDTYYVRFGRIITAVGVLASIGTAFLAASFSNIMAYLQTLFSFFNVPMFVVFIIGMFWKRASMKSGFWGLLAGTTAAMINYFVIYKEGIIDIPSDQGANFVSAIAGFVAGAVVMVAVSLFTAPKPMADLQGLVYGTRSPGMAEPPAEGDDAWYRKPALLGWGAVILAAACYIPFSF from the coding sequence ATGGAAACCCCCACATATCTGTCCGCAGAGCTACGGCTCCCCACCAACTGGCTCGACTACACGATCCTCGGCATCTACTTCGTCGTCGTCCTCGGCATCGGCTTCGCCGCCCGCCAGTCGGTCAGGACCAGCCTCGACTTCTTCCTCTCCGGCCGCTCCCTGCCCGCCTGGGTCACGGGCCTCGCGTTCATCGCGGCCAACCTGGGCGCCACCGAGATCCTCGGCATGGCCGCCAACAGCGCGCAGTACGGCGTCTACACCACCCACTGGTACTGGATCGGCGCCATCCCCGCCATGGTCTTCCTCGGCCTGGTGATGATGCCCTTCTACTACGGCAGCAAGGTCCGCTCGGTCCCCGAGTTCCTGCTCCTGCGCTTCGACAAGTCGGCGCACCTGCTCAGCTCGATCCTGTTCGCCTTCGCCGCCATCCTCATCTCGGGCGTCAACCTCTACGCCCTCGCCATCGTCGTCGAGGCACTGCTGGGCTGGCCGCAGTGGCTGGCGATCGTCGTGGCGGGCTTCTTCGTCCTCGCCTACATCACCCTCGGCGGCCTCTCCTCCGCGATCTACAACGAAGTCCTGCAGTTCTTCGTGATCCTCGCCGCCCTGATCCCGATCACGGTGCTGGGCCTGAAGAAGGTCGGCGGCTGGGACGGCCTGTCCGACACCCTCACCGCCAGCCACGGCGACGACTTCATGACGGCCTGGAGCGGCACGGGCATCGGCGACGCCAACCCGCTCGGCGCGAACTGGCTCACCATCGTCCTGGGCCTGGGCTTCGTGCTCTCCTTCGGCTACTGGACCACGAACTTCGCGGAGGTCCAGCGCGCCCTGTCCGCCAAGAACCTCTCCGCCGCCCAGCGCACCCCGCTGATCGCCGCGTTCCCGAAGATCTTCATCGTCTTCCTGGTGATGATCCCCGGCCTGGTCGCCGCCGCGCTGATCCCCCGGTTCGGCACACCCGAGTCGGGCTACCAGTACAACGACGCCATCCCGTACCTGATGCAGGACCTGCTCCCCAACGGCGTCCTCGGCATCGCGGTGACGGGCCTGCTGGCGGCGTTCATGGCAGGCATGGCGGCCAACGTGTCATCGTTCAACACCGTCTTCACCAACGACATCTGGGCGCGCTACGTAGTCCGGGGCCGCGACGACACCTACTACGTCCGCTTCGGCCGCATCATCACGGCAGTCGGCGTCCTGGCCTCCATCGGCACGGCGTTCCTGGCGGCGTCCTTCTCGAACATCATGGCGTACCTCCAGACGCTGTTCTCCTTCTTCAACGTCCCGATGTTCGTCGTCTTCATCATCGGCATGTTCTGGAAGCGCGCGTCGATGAAGTCGGGCTTCTGGGGCCTCCTGGCAGGCACCACAGCGGCAATGATCAACTACTTCGTCATCTACAAGGAGGGCATCATCGACATCCCCTCCGACCAGGGCGCCAACTTCGTCTCCGCGATCGCGGGCTTCGTCGCCGGCGCGGTAGTCATGGTGGCGGTCTCCCTCTTCACAGCCCCCAAGCCCATGGCCGACCTCCAGGGCCTCGTCTACGGCACCCGCTCCCCCGGCATGGCCGAGCCGCCCGCCGAGGGCGACGACGCCTGGTACCGCAAACCGGCACTGCTCGGCTGGGGCGCGGTAATCCTGGCCGCCGCCTGCTACATCCCGTTCTCTTTCTGA
- a CDS encoding outer membrane protein assembly factor BamB family protein has product MTQPPPPPPNQPPQGGGFGSPQPQPQDQPPQQPPAFGAPQPPSTPPGPPQQPGAGYGYPQPPQGQPQPGYGYPQAPPSPPQQAGYGYPGAPQPPGPYGQQPGYGYQQPTVPLHPQAGQPGQAGGGRKFNAQVAIIVAAVVAIALIIGGGVWYSKSSGAGGKDDTASSSGGTGDGKGGAEGPSKGTEKVPADPNSEVLFQIPRPKVDKDDSVVVTGSWLTDKVYAKTGVAEIVGYDRDKGTKLWTIPLPGPVCEATQHVTADGRTAVVFQPKMPAKNSSEGCSQVAAIDLNAGKKLWTEIATSGDQPIHFDNVTVSGSTVAVGSTSGGAAFDISSGKSLWTPKPADTCYDAGYGGGAKLVAVRKCGQFEAREIHIQTIDPKSGKVISEYKMAKGIEYASVVSTDPLVVAADVGDSAGDGSGISDFFSVDNKTGKLRARISAPGDSYAAECDGISRIEECSGLAVGNDRLYVPTEEQDSSGDLGRTNSVVVFDLASGKQTGQRADAGDGYTMTPLRMDGGNVIAYKSGPYDKGGQIVSIDGGSFEQVKLMENPGTDSVRDVESGKEPGYGEVLYSQGRLYMSEVYASGSSSGDKYLAIAFGVKG; this is encoded by the coding sequence ATGACCCAGCCGCCGCCCCCGCCGCCCAACCAGCCCCCGCAGGGGGGTGGGTTCGGCTCGCCCCAGCCCCAGCCCCAGGACCAGCCGCCGCAGCAGCCGCCCGCCTTCGGTGCGCCGCAGCCGCCGAGTACGCCGCCCGGGCCGCCGCAGCAGCCGGGGGCCGGTTACGGATATCCCCAGCCGCCTCAGGGGCAGCCGCAGCCCGGGTACGGGTATCCGCAGGCCCCGCCGTCGCCTCCGCAGCAGGCCGGGTACGGCTATCCGGGGGCGCCGCAGCCGCCGGGGCCGTACGGGCAGCAGCCCGGCTACGGCTACCAGCAGCCGACCGTGCCGCTGCACCCGCAGGCGGGTCAGCCCGGGCAGGCGGGCGGTGGGCGGAAGTTCAACGCGCAGGTGGCCATCATCGTGGCCGCCGTCGTGGCGATCGCGCTGATCATCGGCGGGGGTGTCTGGTACTCGAAGTCGTCCGGTGCGGGCGGCAAGGACGACACCGCAAGCTCCAGCGGGGGAACCGGCGACGGCAAGGGCGGTGCCGAGGGCCCGTCCAAGGGCACCGAGAAGGTGCCGGCCGACCCGAACTCCGAGGTGCTGTTCCAGATTCCGCGGCCCAAGGTCGACAAGGACGACTCCGTCGTCGTCACCGGCTCCTGGCTCACCGACAAGGTGTACGCCAAGACCGGTGTCGCCGAGATCGTCGGCTACGACCGGGACAAGGGCACGAAGCTGTGGACGATTCCGCTGCCCGGGCCGGTGTGCGAGGCCACTCAGCACGTGACCGCGGACGGCAGGACGGCCGTCGTCTTCCAGCCCAAGATGCCCGCAAAGAACTCCTCCGAGGGGTGCAGCCAGGTCGCGGCGATCGACCTGAACGCGGGCAAGAAGCTGTGGACAGAGATCGCCACGTCCGGTGACCAGCCGATCCACTTCGACAACGTCACCGTCAGCGGGAGCACGGTCGCCGTGGGCAGCACGAGTGGCGGTGCCGCGTTCGACATCAGCAGCGGCAAGTCTCTGTGGACGCCGAAGCCCGCGGACACCTGCTACGACGCCGGGTACGGCGGGGGCGCGAAGCTGGTCGCGGTGCGCAAGTGCGGGCAGTTCGAGGCGCGGGAGATTCACATCCAGACCATCGACCCGAAGTCCGGGAAGGTGATCTCGGAGTACAAGATGGCCAAGGGCATCGAGTACGCCAGTGTGGTGTCGACCGATCCGCTGGTGGTGGCGGCCGACGTGGGTGACTCGGCCGGGGACGGCAGCGGCATCTCGGACTTCTTCTCCGTCGACAACAAGACGGGGAAGCTGCGGGCGCGGATCTCGGCGCCGGGTGACTCCTATGCCGCCGAGTGCGACGGGATCTCGCGGATCGAGGAGTGCTCGGGGCTGGCGGTCGGCAACGACCGGCTGTATGTGCCGACGGAGGAGCAGGACAGCTCCGGTGACCTCGGCCGGACCAACTCGGTCGTCGTGTTCGATCTGGCGAGCGGGAAGCAGACCGGGCAGCGGGCGGACGCGGGGGACGGGTACACGATGACGCCGTTGCGGATGGACGGCGGGAACGTGATCGCGTACAAGAGCGGGCCGTACGACAAGGGTGGGCAGATCGTCAGCATTGACGGCGGTAGCTTCGAGCAGGTCAAGCTGATGGAGAACCCGGGGACCGATTCGGTGCGGGACGTGGAGTCGGGGAAGGAGCCGGGGTACGGCGAAGTGCTCTACTCGCAGGGGCGGTTGTACATGTCCGAGGTGTATGCCAGTGGGTCGAGTTCGGGGGACAAGTACCTTGCCATTGCGTTCGGGGTGAAGGGCTGA
- a CDS encoding helix-turn-helix transcriptional regulator yields MGVRLMVVDDHRLLAEALASALKLRGHRVLAAAAPAAGAAELVIARAPEVCLWGTATPAEAGAFDPVVRVKRERGQVAVLVLGPVPSPRGIAAAFAAGASGYVRHDERIEGVERAIMKARAGEAAVAPQLLQGAFGELLNPAAQPDDEGQRLLQMLTPREVEVLVRVADGEDTRLIAAGMGIAPSTARTHVQRVLMKLGVGSRLEAAALAARTGLLDRAGSVARGAGEG; encoded by the coding sequence ATGGGAGTGCGGCTCATGGTGGTCGACGACCACCGATTGCTCGCCGAGGCGTTGGCCTCGGCGCTGAAGCTGCGGGGGCACCGGGTGCTGGCCGCGGCGGCGCCGGCCGCGGGGGCGGCGGAGCTGGTGATCGCGCGGGCGCCGGAGGTGTGTCTGTGGGGGACGGCCACGCCGGCGGAGGCGGGGGCGTTCGATCCTGTGGTGCGGGTCAAGCGGGAGCGGGGGCAGGTGGCGGTGCTGGTGCTGGGGCCGGTGCCCAGTCCTCGGGGGATCGCGGCGGCGTTCGCTGCGGGGGCGTCCGGCTATGTGCGGCACGACGAGCGGATCGAGGGGGTGGAGCGGGCGATCATGAAGGCGCGGGCGGGGGAGGCGGCGGTGGCGCCGCAGTTGTTGCAGGGGGCGTTCGGGGAGCTGCTGAATCCTGCGGCGCAGCCGGATGATGAGGGGCAGCGGTTGTTGCAGATGCTGACGCCTCGGGAGGTGGAGGTGTTGGTGCGGGTGGCGGACGGGGAGGATACGCGGCTGATCGCCGCGGGGATGGGGATCGCGCCGTCGACTGCTCGGACGCATGTGCAGCGGGTGCTGATGAAGTTGGGGGTGGGGTCGCGGTTGGAGGCGGCGGCGTTGGCTGCGCGTACGGGGTTGCTGGATCGGGCGGGGTCGGTGGCGCGTGGGGCTGGTGAGGGGTGA
- a CDS encoding outer membrane protein assembly factor BamB family protein: MTQPPNQPPGGGFGAPQDQPPAGGFGAPQDPRQAGGFGAPQDPRQGTPPPPPQPPAQPPQGPPQPGYGYPQQPGPYGQPQQPGPYNTPGPYGQPQSPGPYGQPGYGYPQPQYPGAPGTPPGSGSRNPFRGKPALAVGAAVAALLVIGGTVYAVTSGGDDKKPVAEQSDDAKPSASDAPVNPGDGSGDGGADPDNLNEGRKPGEARVLWYKEAPDAPGSGANAPGMWITDKTAVKAAYKELVAYNVGDGNPTWETIAFPQEICAVTQQKTADDKIVVAYKNGSSSRAECNQLQLIDLNTGEKGWSGEVEDGALFDSTLTVELTLAGNTLMVGRSQSGTAYDVTNGKKLFDKKKYGDACFPTAFAGGSRLVSVASCGAATDNEHDEIQELDPRTGKVKWTRAFDKGWRVMRTYSLDPLVVYSTNEDKNAWNISTLDAKGAFRSQVKVDEDFAPDCGWSVLQRNLTGCKGVAADAGTLYLPTEATGGANEVVAINLADGKEKWRVKSPADETMLPLRVEGGKLIAYVEPSYDAGGQIVSVPTTGSSHQPTKLLQNPTSAAEVEDGFFSRDIAWVDGRFYISTTRLSGEDEAKEKLMLAYGK, from the coding sequence ATGACCCAGCCACCCAATCAGCCGCCGGGTGGCGGCTTCGGCGCGCCACAGGACCAGCCGCCCGCCGGCGGCTTCGGCGCTCCGCAGGATCCGCGGCAGGCCGGCGGTTTCGGTGCGCCGCAGGACCCACGGCAGGGCACACCCCCACCGCCGCCCCAGCCTCCGGCGCAGCCCCCGCAGGGCCCGCCGCAGCCGGGTTACGGCTATCCGCAGCAGCCCGGTCCGTACGGGCAGCCCCAGCAGCCGGGGCCGTACAACACCCCGGGCCCGTACGGTCAGCCGCAGTCGCCGGGGCCGTACGGTCAGCCCGGTTACGGCTACCCGCAGCCCCAGTACCCCGGCGCCCCCGGCACGCCCCCCGGCTCCGGCTCGCGCAACCCCTTCCGGGGCAAGCCCGCCCTGGCCGTCGGTGCCGCGGTGGCCGCGTTGCTGGTGATCGGCGGCACCGTCTACGCCGTGACCAGCGGCGGCGACGACAAGAAGCCGGTCGCCGAGCAGAGCGACGACGCCAAGCCCTCAGCCTCCGACGCCCCGGTCAACCCCGGTGACGGCAGCGGCGACGGCGGCGCCGACCCGGACAACCTCAACGAGGGCCGCAAGCCGGGCGAGGCGCGGGTGCTCTGGTACAAGGAGGCGCCCGACGCGCCCGGTTCCGGCGCCAACGCCCCCGGCATGTGGATCACCGACAAGACGGCGGTGAAGGCCGCGTACAAGGAGCTCGTCGCCTACAACGTCGGCGACGGCAACCCTACTTGGGAAACCATCGCCTTCCCGCAGGAGATCTGCGCGGTCACCCAGCAGAAGACGGCCGACGACAAGATCGTCGTGGCGTACAAGAACGGCTCCAGCAGCCGCGCGGAGTGCAACCAGCTTCAGCTGATCGACCTCAACACCGGTGAGAAGGGCTGGAGCGGCGAGGTCGAGGACGGCGCGCTGTTCGACAGCACGCTCACCGTCGAGCTGACCCTGGCCGGCAACACGCTGATGGTGGGCCGCTCGCAGTCCGGCACGGCGTACGACGTCACCAACGGCAAGAAGCTGTTCGACAAGAAGAAGTACGGCGACGCCTGCTTCCCGACCGCGTTCGCGGGCGGCAGCCGACTGGTCTCCGTCGCGTCCTGCGGCGCGGCCACGGACAACGAGCACGACGAGATCCAGGAGCTGGACCCGAGGACCGGCAAGGTCAAGTGGACCCGGGCCTTCGACAAGGGCTGGCGGGTCATGCGCACGTACTCCCTCGACCCGCTGGTGGTCTACAGCACCAACGAGGACAAGAACGCCTGGAACATCTCCACCCTGGACGCCAAGGGCGCCTTCCGTTCCCAGGTCAAGGTCGACGAGGACTTCGCGCCCGACTGCGGCTGGTCCGTGCTCCAGCGCAACCTCACCGGCTGCAAGGGCGTCGCCGCCGACGCCGGCACCCTCTACCTGCCCACCGAGGCCACCGGCGGCGCCAACGAGGTCGTCGCGATCAACCTCGCCGACGGCAAGGAGAAGTGGCGGGTGAAGTCCCCCGCCGACGAGACGATGCTGCCGCTGCGGGTCGAGGGCGGGAAGCTCATCGCGTACGTCGAGCCGTCGTACGACGCGGGCGGCCAGATCGTGTCCGTGCCGACGACCGGCAGTAGCCACCAGCCGACGAAGCTGCTGCAGAACCCCACGAGCGCGGCGGAGGTCGAGGACGGCTTCTTCTCGCGGGACATCGCGTGGGTGGACGGCCGCTTCTACATCTCCACCACCCGGCTGTCCGGCGAGGACGAGGCCAAGGAGAAGCTCATGCTCGCCTACGGCAAGTGA
- a CDS encoding ABC-F family ATP-binding cassette domain-containing protein — protein MAVNLVNVENVSKVYGTRALLDGISLGVSEGDRIGVVGRNGDGKTTLIRMLAKQEDADTGRVTHSGGLRMGVLTQHDSLDPEATVRHEVIRDLADHEWAGNAKIRDVLTGLFGGLDLPGFPQGLDTVIGPLSGGERRRIALAKLLIDEQDLIVLDEPTNHLDVEGIAWLARHLRERRSALVCVTHDRWFLDQVCTRMWDVQRGAVHEYEGGYSDYVFARAERERIAATEEVKRQNLVRKELAWLRRGAPARTSKPRFRVEAANELIKDVPPPRDSSELMKFASSRLGKTVFDLEDITVQAGPKVLLKHVTWQLGPGDRIGLVGVNGAGKTSLLRAMADAARTQGEEQPAGGRIAVGKTVKLAYLSQEVAELDPDWRVLEAVQQVRERVDLGKGREMTAGQLCETFGFNKEKQWTPVGDLSGGERRRLQLLRLLMDEPNVLFLDEPTNDLDIETLTQLEDVLDGWPGSMIVISHDRFFVERTTDRVFALLGDGTLRMLPRGIDEYLERRRKMEEAAAAAASPAAAAKPVAEKSAADQRAAKKELQKIERQLDKISEKETKLHTQIAENATDFAKVAELDAELRQLAGEREELEMRWLELAEDA, from the coding sequence ATGGCCGTCAACCTGGTCAATGTCGAGAACGTCAGCAAGGTGTACGGCACCCGCGCCCTGCTCGACGGCATCTCCCTCGGCGTCTCCGAAGGGGACCGCATCGGCGTCGTGGGCCGCAACGGCGACGGCAAGACGACCCTGATCCGGATGCTCGCCAAGCAGGAGGACGCCGACACCGGCCGCGTCACCCACTCCGGCGGCCTGCGCATGGGGGTCCTCACCCAGCACGACTCCCTCGACCCCGAGGCCACCGTCCGCCACGAGGTCATCCGCGACCTGGCCGACCACGAGTGGGCGGGCAACGCCAAGATCCGGGACGTGCTCACCGGCCTGTTCGGCGGACTCGACCTGCCCGGTTTCCCGCAGGGCCTCGACACCGTCATCGGCCCGCTCTCCGGCGGTGAGCGCCGCCGGATCGCGCTCGCCAAGCTGCTCATCGACGAACAGGACCTGATCGTCCTCGACGAGCCCACCAACCACCTCGACGTCGAGGGCATCGCCTGGCTCGCCCGGCATCTGCGCGAGCGCCGCTCGGCGCTGGTCTGCGTCACCCACGACCGCTGGTTCCTCGACCAGGTCTGCACCCGCATGTGGGACGTCCAGCGCGGAGCGGTCCACGAGTACGAGGGCGGCTACTCCGACTACGTCTTCGCCCGCGCCGAGCGCGAGCGGATCGCCGCCACCGAGGAGGTCAAGCGGCAGAACCTGGTCCGCAAGGAACTGGCCTGGCTGCGCCGCGGCGCGCCCGCCCGTACGTCGAAGCCGCGGTTCCGCGTGGAGGCCGCCAACGAGCTGATCAAGGACGTTCCGCCGCCCCGGGACAGCAGCGAGCTGATGAAGTTCGCCTCGTCCCGGCTCGGCAAGACCGTCTTCGACCTGGAGGACATCACCGTCCAGGCCGGACCCAAGGTGCTGCTCAAGCACGTCACCTGGCAGCTCGGCCCCGGCGACCGCATCGGCCTGGTCGGCGTCAACGGCGCCGGCAAGACCTCGCTGCTGCGCGCCATGGCGGACGCGGCGCGGACGCAGGGCGAGGAGCAGCCGGCGGGCGGGCGGATCGCCGTCGGCAAGACCGTCAAGCTCGCCTACCTCTCCCAGGAGGTCGCCGAGCTGGACCCGGACTGGCGGGTCCTGGAGGCCGTGCAGCAGGTGCGGGAGCGCGTCGACCTCGGCAAGGGCCGCGAGATGACCGCGGGGCAGCTGTGCGAGACGTTCGGCTTCAACAAGGAGAAGCAGTGGACGCCGGTGGGGGACCTGTCCGGCGGCGAGCGGCGCCGGTTGCAGCTGCTGAGGCTGCTGATGGACGAGCCGAACGTCCTCTTCCTCGACGAGCCGACCAACGACCTCGACATCGAGACGCTGACCCAGCTGGAGGACGTCCTCGACGGCTGGCCCGGCTCGATGATCGTGATCTCCCACGACCGGTTCTTCGTCGAGCGCACCACCGACCGGGTGTTCGCCCTGCTCGGCGACGGCACGCTGCGGATGCTGCCGCGCGGGATCGACGAGTACCTGGAGCGGCGCCGGAAGATGGAGGAGGCCGCCGCTGCCGCCGCGTCCCCGGCGGCTGCCGCGAAGCCGGTGGCCGAGAAGAGCGCGGCCGACCAGCGGGCCGCGAAGAAGGAACTCCAGAAGATCGAGCGGCAGTTGGACAAGATCTCCGAGAAGGAGACCAAGCTGCACACCCAGATCGCCGAGAACGCCACGGACTTCGCGAAGGTCGCCGAACTGGACGCCGAGCTGCGGCAGTTGGCGGGCGAGCGGGAGGAACTGGAGATGCGCTGGCTGGAACTCGCCGAGGACGCGTAA